From a single Flavobacterium sp. genomic region:
- a CDS encoding sensor of ECF-type sigma factor — translation MKTKIIYPIVFLLISTLSFSQGFREKKEKVKALKIAYITEQLNLTTEEAQKFWPIYNAFDEKQSELRHEKMRAILDRFEPGSVEKLSEKDASSLLIQMETIEENLFNLRKKFIRDLQGVISAKKIIKLKKAEDDFNRTLLKQIKDRRRG, via the coding sequence ATGAAAACAAAAATCATATATCCAATCGTATTCTTGTTAATTTCTACATTATCCTTTTCGCAAGGATTTAGAGAAAAAAAAGAAAAAGTGAAAGCATTAAAAATAGCTTACATAACTGAACAATTGAATTTAACAACGGAAGAAGCACAAAAATTTTGGCCAATATATAATGCATTTGATGAAAAACAATCCGAATTGCGTCATGAAAAAATGAGAGCCATTCTAGATCGATTTGAGCCTGGAAGTGTTGAGAAATTATCAGAAAAAGACGCTTCTAGCCTATTGATTCAAATGGAAACAATCGAAGAAAACTTATTTAACCTTCGTAAAAAATTCATCAGAGATTTACAAGGCGTAATTAGTGCAAAAAAAATCATCAAACTAAAAAAAGCTGAAGATGATTTTAATAGAACATTGTTAAAACAAATAAAAGATCGAAGAAGAGGTTAA
- a CDS encoding oxidoreductase, giving the protein MKNYLFILLICIGCASKKEIVSPTFESKIISTEKLSCRAILVEAEKVWMGMDKGRIGIYDRKKDTLVIKSIANVSNTTEFRSIASTKQAIFILAVGNPAVLIRIDKNTLDETIVYKEEHEKVFYDSMQFADDLNGFAMGDPIENCLSFIKTNDGGTTWQKVSCSNFPVAANGEAAFATSNTNLIVKGKSIFMVSGGKQSRVFVSNDFGTTWKAYETPIVQGEEMTGIFTADFYDEKTGMIAGGNYTKQEQNWANKAITTNGGKTWNLIADKQAFGYASCVQFVPNSKGKKIIAVGGTGLYYTSDFGKSWLKFSEEKDFYTFRFASETVFFVSGKNKVARFEMK; this is encoded by the coding sequence ATGAAAAACTATTTATTTATCCTTTTAATTTGTATTGGTTGTGCTTCAAAAAAAGAAATTGTTAGTCCAACATTTGAATCCAAAATTATTTCTACCGAAAAATTGAGTTGTAGAGCCATTCTTGTGGAGGCTGAAAAAGTTTGGATGGGAATGGATAAAGGCAGAATTGGCATTTATGATAGAAAAAAAGATACCTTAGTAATAAAATCGATTGCAAATGTTTCAAATACAACTGAATTTAGAAGTATTGCAAGTACAAAGCAAGCTATTTTTATCTTAGCCGTTGGAAATCCTGCAGTTTTAATTCGAATTGATAAAAATACGTTGGACGAAACGATTGTTTACAAAGAAGAACACGAAAAAGTTTTTTATGATAGCATGCAATTTGCTGATGATTTAAACGGTTTTGCAATGGGTGATCCAATTGAAAATTGTTTGTCATTTATTAAAACTAATGACGGCGGTACAACTTGGCAAAAAGTCAGTTGTTCTAATTTTCCAGTAGCTGCAAATGGCGAGGCTGCTTTTGCAACAAGTAATACCAATTTAATAGTAAAAGGAAAATCTATTTTTATGGTTTCTGGTGGTAAACAATCGAGAGTTTTTGTTTCTAACGATTTTGGTACTACATGGAAGGCTTACGAAACTCCAATTGTGCAAGGAGAGGAAATGACAGGAATTTTTACTGCCGACTTTTACGATGAGAAAACAGGAATGATTGCAGGTGGAAATTACACGAAACAAGAGCAAAATTGGGCGAACAAAGCTATTACAACAAATGGCGGTAAAACATGGAATTTAATTGCTGATAAACAAGCTTTTGGTTATGCATCCTGTGTTCAGTTTGTGCCAAATAGTAAAGGTAAAAAGATAATAGCTGTGGGAGGAACCGGACTTTATTATACTTCAGATTTTGGAAAATCGTGGCTTAAATTTTCTGAGGAGAAAGATTTTTACACGTTTAGATTTGCATCGGAAACCGTTTTTTTTGTTTCGGGGAAAAATAAAGTAGCTCGATTTGAAATGAAGTAA
- a CDS encoding RsmB/NOP family class I SAM-dependent RNA methyltransferase — MRLHRNLVFTTIDSLMAIFNEGEYADKVVARALKKDKRWGSHDRKFVAETIYEIVRWKRLYTEIAEVKEPFDRDKIWRIFAVWAVLRGYNLPDWKYFEDTPVRRIKGKFDELTKTRKFKESIPDWMDELGVKELGEEVWTKELAAQNEQAKVILRVNRLKTTKEKLRAILMDLNIETEFHKEYPDALILTERANVFLTDAFKDGLFEVQDASSQLVAYFLDVKPGMRVVDTCAGAGGKTLHLASLMENKGQLIAMDLYESKLKQLKIRAKRNGSFNIEPRVIESTKTIKKLHEKADRVLIDAPCSGLGVLKRNPDSKWKLQPEFIENIKKIQAEVLENYSKIVKPGGKLVYATCSVLPSENQEQIKRFLSTEIGKEFNFVKDQKVLASESGFDGFYMALLERKNK; from the coding sequence ATGAGATTACACAGAAATTTAGTATTCACTACAATTGATTCGCTTATGGCGATTTTTAATGAAGGTGAATATGCCGATAAAGTTGTCGCAAGAGCTTTAAAAAAAGACAAACGTTGGGGAAGTCATGATCGAAAATTCGTTGCTGAAACAATTTATGAAATTGTTAGATGGAAACGTTTATATACTGAAATTGCTGAAGTTAAAGAACCTTTCGACAGAGATAAAATCTGGAGAATATTTGCGGTATGGGCTGTATTAAGAGGTTATAACCTTCCCGATTGGAAGTATTTTGAAGATACTCCTGTCAGAAGAATCAAAGGAAAATTTGATGAATTAACCAAAACTAGAAAATTTAAAGAGTCTATTCCAGATTGGATGGATGAATTAGGGGTTAAAGAGCTAGGCGAAGAAGTTTGGACCAAAGAATTGGCAGCGCAAAACGAGCAAGCCAAGGTTATTCTGAGAGTAAACCGCCTAAAAACTACAAAAGAAAAATTAAGAGCTATCTTGATGGATTTGAATATTGAAACCGAGTTTCACAAAGAATATCCAGATGCTTTAATTTTAACAGAAAGAGCAAATGTATTTTTAACTGACGCTTTTAAAGACGGATTGTTTGAGGTTCAAGATGCTTCTTCACAATTAGTTGCTTATTTCTTAGATGTAAAACCAGGAATGCGAGTAGTTGATACTTGCGCTGGCGCTGGAGGAAAGACATTGCACTTGGCTTCGTTAATGGAAAATAAAGGCCAATTAATTGCAATGGATTTATACGAAAGTAAATTGAAACAATTAAAAATTCGCGCTAAAAGAAATGGATCTTTCAACATTGAACCAAGAGTAATTGAAAGCACTAAAACAATCAAAAAGTTACACGAAAAAGCAGACAGAGTCTTAATTGATGCTCCTTGTAGTGGATTAGGTGTTTTAAAAAGAAATCCAGATAGCAAATGGAAATTACAACCTGAATTCATTGAGAATATCAAGAAAATTCAAGCGGAAGTTTTGGAGAATTATTCTAAGATTGTAAAACCAGGCGGAAAGTTAGTATATGCAACTTGTTCTGTATTACCTTCAGAAAACCAAGAACAAATTAAGCGTTTCTTAAGCACTGAAATTGGAAAAGAGTTTAATTTTGTCAAAGATCAAAAAGTCTTAGCCAGCGAAAGTGGCTTTGACGGATTTTACATGGCATTATTAGAAAGAAAAAATAAATAA
- a CDS encoding endonuclease yields the protein MKKNIILLTFLLCSLIGMAQIPANYYATATGTGLTLKTQLRKIIDNVNDGLSSEHIAFDQGYAGLYITYTTSDIDSYYENDGTMLDMYTENPTGPECAFTYGTNQDNGTGGSVECDKYNREHIIPQSAFSSATPMYSDAHFVVPSDKYVNAQRGDLPFGVVATASNTYSNGSKKGNNLNSGYSSGYSSTVFEPINEFKGDIARMLLYFGTRYETQVTGFTFSMFNGTSDQVYTNTFLNILLKWHLNDPVSQREIDRNNAVYARQNNRNPYIDHPEYLCQIFPTQCSTLTSENFVLENSISIYPNPVINNEVTISSEKELESIIFYNINGQIIKEIKNPVRVDNSYKVNNLSSGFYLVQLASEKALATKKIIVN from the coding sequence ATGAAAAAAAATATTATCCTTTTAACATTTTTATTGTGTTCTTTAATTGGAATGGCACAAATTCCAGCTAACTATTACGCTACTGCAACTGGAACAGGATTAACTTTAAAAACGCAATTGAGAAAAATTATTGATAATGTAAATGATGGGTTATCATCTGAGCATATAGCTTTTGATCAAGGTTATGCTGGATTATATATTACTTACACCACCTCTGATATTGATTCATACTATGAAAATGATGGAACTATGTTAGATATGTATACTGAAAATCCAACAGGCCCAGAGTGTGCTTTTACTTATGGTACCAATCAAGACAATGGAACTGGTGGATCTGTAGAATGCGATAAATATAATCGTGAACATATAATTCCACAATCAGCTTTCAGTTCTGCTACTCCAATGTATTCAGACGCACATTTTGTTGTGCCTTCAGATAAATATGTAAATGCACAAAGAGGGGATTTACCTTTTGGAGTTGTAGCTACTGCATCAAATACTTATTCTAATGGGTCAAAAAAAGGTAATAATTTAAATTCTGGCTATTCATCTGGATATAGTTCAACGGTTTTTGAACCAATAAATGAGTTTAAAGGAGATATCGCTAGAATGTTATTATACTTTGGTACAAGATATGAAACTCAAGTTACAGGGTTTACATTTAGCATGTTTAATGGAACATCTGATCAAGTATACACAAATACGTTCTTAAATATTTTATTAAAATGGCATTTAAATGACCCCGTTAGTCAACGAGAAATTGATAGAAATAATGCTGTTTACGCAAGACAAAATAATAGAAACCCATATATTGACCATCCAGAATATTTGTGCCAAATTTTTCCAACACAATGCTCAACATTAACTTCTGAAAACTTTGTATTAGAAAATTCTATTTCAATTTATCCAAATCCGGTAATTAATAATGAAGTTACTATTTCCAGTGAAAAAGAGTTAGAATCAATTATTTTTTACAACATCAACGGACAAATCATTAAAGAAATAAAAAATCCTGTAAGGGTAGATAATTCTTATAAAGTAAACAATTTGTCAAGTGGATTTTATTTAGTTCAATTGGCTTCTGAAAAAGCTTTAGCTACAAAGAAAATAATTGTAAATTAA
- a CDS encoding glutaminyl-peptide cyclotransferase → MLKVKLFAFIVLGVISTSCKEDENTLKNLFSIENSTIKPILKLEESIDLVLQNKENKTIDSVVYYINEIKIGSVKGNEKLPFALSNQKLGNQTIKALVYFKGQNIDITSGFSIYASQAPKVLNYKIINTYPHDIKAYTQGFEFYNGVLLEGTGQYKESTLRKTDFKTGKVTEQIKLEDMYFGEGITILKDKIYQLTWKEKTGFVYDAKTFKLEKTFPYEMDGWGITNDGEKLYMSDGSEKIYILNPETLKVEDYINVYTNGTKIEQVNELEWVNGKIWANIYQKDAIAIINPKNGSIEAIINLSELKNKVTKHVEIDVLNGIAYNSATKTYFVTGKNWDKVFEITVE, encoded by the coding sequence ATGTTAAAAGTTAAGCTATTCGCTTTCATTGTATTAGGTGTGATTTCTACATCTTGTAAAGAAGATGAAAATACATTAAAAAATTTATTTTCGATTGAAAATTCAACAATAAAACCAATTCTTAAGCTTGAAGAAAGCATTGATTTAGTTCTTCAAAACAAAGAAAACAAAACAATAGATTCTGTTGTTTACTACATTAACGAAATTAAAATTGGTTCTGTAAAAGGAAATGAAAAATTGCCTTTTGCATTGAGCAATCAAAAATTAGGCAACCAAACGATTAAGGCTTTAGTGTATTTTAAAGGACAAAACATTGATATTACTTCGGGATTTTCTATTTATGCTAGCCAAGCACCAAAAGTTTTAAATTATAAAATAATCAATACATATCCTCACGATATTAAAGCTTACACCCAAGGTTTTGAATTCTATAATGGCGTTTTATTAGAAGGAACGGGACAATACAAAGAATCAACTTTAAGAAAAACCGATTTTAAAACTGGGAAAGTAACCGAACAAATTAAGTTAGAAGATATGTATTTTGGAGAAGGCATTACCATTTTAAAAGACAAAATCTATCAATTGACTTGGAAAGAAAAAACAGGTTTTGTGTATGATGCAAAAACTTTCAAATTAGAAAAAACATTTCCTTACGAAATGGACGGATGGGGAATTACAAATGATGGTGAAAAACTATACATGAGTGACGGTTCTGAGAAAATCTATATTTTAAATCCAGAAACTTTAAAAGTTGAAGATTATATTAATGTTTACACCAATGGCACTAAAATTGAACAAGTAAATGAACTAGAATGGGTTAATGGGAAAATTTGGGCTAATATTTACCAAAAAGACGCTATTGCTATTATAAATCCTAAGAATGGTTCAATTGAAGCGATTATCAATTTAAGCGAATTAAAAAACAAGGTAACTAAGCATGTAGAAATCGATGTTTTAAACGGAATTGCTTACAATTCTGCAACAAAAACGTATTTTGTAACAGGTAAAAATTGGGATAAAGTTTTTGAGATAACTGTTGAGTAA
- a CDS encoding nitronate monooxygenase encodes MEKQSLTSLLQITHPVIMAPMFLVSNTKMVIEGMKSGIAGCIPALNYRTLDELQASIRELKAAKVAGGSFGYNLIVNKSNVKYKEQLRVLCEEKVDFILTSLGSPEETIKEAQKVGIKVFCDVTDLSFAKKVEGLGADALVAVNNEAGGHRGNINPEELIKSLNENTSLPVISAGGVGSKADLDKMLSYGAVGVSVGSPFIASNEAGVSQEYKQACVDYGAKDIVMTERISGTPCTVINTPYVQKVGTKQTWLETLLNKNKSLKKWVKMIRFYIGMKATEKAATQVTYKTVWVAGPSIEDTKAILPVKDIVTKLVK; translated from the coding sequence ATGGAAAAACAATCGTTGACTTCGCTTTTACAAATTACACATCCGGTAATAATGGCTCCTATGTTTTTAGTATCCAATACTAAAATGGTTATTGAGGGAATGAAAAGTGGAATTGCAGGTTGTATACCGGCGTTGAATTATAGAACATTAGATGAGCTTCAAGCTTCTATTAGAGAATTAAAAGCAGCCAAAGTTGCAGGAGGTAGTTTTGGTTATAATTTAATAGTTAACAAATCTAACGTTAAGTACAAAGAGCAATTACGTGTTTTATGTGAAGAAAAGGTAGATTTTATACTAACATCATTAGGTTCTCCAGAAGAAACTATTAAAGAAGCGCAAAAAGTTGGTATCAAAGTTTTTTGCGATGTGACTGACTTATCATTTGCTAAAAAAGTAGAAGGATTAGGAGCTGATGCTCTTGTGGCAGTTAATAACGAAGCAGGTGGTCATAGAGGAAATATTAATCCAGAAGAACTAATTAAATCTTTAAACGAAAACACATCATTACCTGTTATTTCAGCAGGTGGAGTAGGAAGTAAGGCAGATTTAGATAAGATGTTAAGCTATGGAGCTGTTGGTGTTTCTGTAGGAAGTCCGTTTATTGCCTCAAATGAAGCTGGTGTTTCTCAAGAATACAAACAAGCATGTGTGGATTACGGAGCAAAAGATATAGTAATGACGGAACGTATTTCTGGAACGCCTTGTACCGTTATCAATACACCCTATGTTCAAAAAGTAGGAACTAAACAAACTTGGTTAGAAACTTTATTGAATAAAAACAAAAGTCTTAAAAAATGGGTCAAAATGATTCGTTTTTATATCGGAATGAAAGCTACAGAAAAAGCAGCCACCCAAGTAACCTATAAAACGGTTTGGGTAGCGGGACCAAGTATTGAGGATACAAAAGCTATTTTACCTGTTAAGGATATTGTGACTAAATTGGTGAAGTAG
- a CDS encoding zinc-dependent metalloprotease, which produces MTKKLTVFICLVLFSFTTDLVAQRKKKDNTKSNAVAAVNPDAKKPDAKKEPKPYKKVIDSTAVTQNGLIDVHKVGEKYLFEISDSLIGKEIMTITRYSKTPAGGGIFGGEEVNRQVVRFEKGQNNTILLRSITYVIMTPDEDKPITKSVKNSSADPIIGIYEILAYKKDASGKNNIASVIDMTTAFDSDLQTFSLNSVNKQLLSIQTFQKDKSFIQFVKSFPINTEIRTTKTFTTVAPQISRNPTPKVGVDLPAGLDAGVVTMELNTSFILLPDNPMRKRAFDKRVGYFANGYDVFEEDSQKAETEIFAVRWRLEPKNAEDAEKQKRGELIEPKKPIVYYLDPATPDKWKPFIKQGIDDWQEAFEFAGWKNAIRGEYWPENDPTMSLEDARFSVLRYFAAEIQNAYGPNVHDPRTGEIMESHIGWYHNIMSLLRDWYLIQTAAVDPQARNKKFNDKLMGELIRFVAAHEVGHTLGLRHNMGASFATPVEMLRNPEFQKKNGHTSSIMDYARFNYVAQPEDGVTDLFPRIGDYDKWAIKWGYSYFKDAKDADAEKALLNEMTKDAYKNRRLWFGTETNPYDPRYQTEDLGDNAMKASDYGIKNLKRILPNLIEWSKENGEDYDELNGLYNSLTGQFRRYMGHVTKNVGGIYETPKTYDMEGSQYEVVPSAIQNEAVAFLNKQLFKTPMWLLDQNILSKIKPENGVEAIKSIQDGTLSSLLSGDRLVRLLETSSQNKANYSVDELMSDLRRGIFSEIKMNTPIDIYRRNLQKLFVSKLIETMSSDKSNVTFFSGRRIVLADTDIPSIARGQLNELKSQLKVAASTTPDRLTKFHLNDLVARIENAMKPK; this is translated from the coding sequence ATGACAAAAAAACTAACCGTATTCATTTGTCTTGTATTATTTTCATTTACTACTGACCTAGTGGCACAGCGTAAGAAAAAAGACAATACAAAATCAAATGCAGTAGCAGCTGTTAATCCAGATGCAAAAAAACCAGATGCAAAAAAAGAACCTAAGCCTTATAAAAAGGTAATCGATTCAACTGCAGTTACTCAAAATGGTTTAATTGATGTTCACAAAGTAGGTGAAAAATACCTTTTTGAAATCTCAGATTCTTTAATTGGAAAAGAGATTATGACAATAACTAGATATTCTAAAACGCCTGCTGGAGGTGGAATTTTTGGAGGAGAAGAAGTAAATCGTCAAGTTGTTCGATTTGAAAAAGGTCAAAACAACACCATTTTGCTTCGTTCGATTACCTATGTAATTATGACTCCCGATGAGGACAAGCCAATTACAAAGTCGGTTAAAAATTCAAGTGCCGATCCAATTATAGGAATTTATGAAATTCTAGCCTATAAAAAAGATGCTTCTGGAAAGAATAATATCGCAAGTGTTATAGATATGACAACTGCCTTCGACTCTGATTTACAAACCTTTTCATTGAATTCAGTTAACAAACAATTACTAAGTATTCAAACTTTCCAAAAAGATAAATCATTCATTCAATTTGTGAAGAGTTTTCCAATCAACACAGAAATTAGAACAACTAAAACATTTACGACTGTTGCTCCACAAATTTCAAGAAATCCAACACCAAAAGTTGGAGTTGACTTACCTGCAGGATTAGATGCTGGTGTAGTAACGATGGAGCTTAATACTTCGTTTATTTTATTACCAGACAATCCAATGCGCAAACGTGCATTTGATAAAAGAGTTGGGTATTTTGCAAATGGATATGATGTATTTGAAGAAGATTCTCAAAAAGCAGAAACCGAAATTTTTGCTGTAAGATGGCGATTAGAACCTAAAAACGCAGAAGATGCTGAAAAACAAAAACGTGGAGAACTTATTGAACCTAAAAAACCTATCGTTTATTATTTAGATCCTGCAACTCCTGATAAATGGAAACCTTTTATCAAACAAGGTATTGACGATTGGCAAGAAGCTTTTGAATTTGCAGGATGGAAAAATGCTATTCGTGGCGAATATTGGCCAGAAAATGATCCAACCATGAGTTTAGAAGACGCACGTTTCTCTGTATTAAGATACTTTGCAGCTGAAATTCAAAATGCATACGGACCAAACGTTCACGATCCAAGAACAGGAGAAATCATGGAAAGTCATATTGGTTGGTATCATAATATCATGAGTTTATTACGTGATTGGTATTTGATTCAAACAGCAGCTGTTGATCCTCAAGCAAGAAACAAAAAATTTAATGATAAATTAATGGGCGAATTAATCCGATTTGTGGCAGCTCATGAAGTTGGTCATACGCTTGGTCTTCGTCACAATATGGGTGCAAGTTTTGCTACTCCGGTTGAAATGTTGAGAAATCCAGAGTTTCAAAAGAAAAATGGTCACACTTCATCTATTATGGATTATGCTCGTTTTAATTATGTTGCACAACCAGAAGATGGTGTAACCGATTTATTTCCAAGAATTGGTGATTATGACAAATGGGCTATTAAATGGGGTTATTCGTATTTCAAAGATGCTAAAGATGCAGATGCTGAAAAAGCACTTTTAAATGAGATGACTAAAGATGCCTATAAAAATCGTCGTTTATGGTTTGGTACCGAAACTAATCCGTACGACCCAAGATACCAAACAGAAGATTTAGGAGATAACGCCATGAAAGCATCCGATTATGGTATTAAAAACTTAAAACGAATTCTACCTAACTTAATTGAATGGAGTAAAGAAAACGGTGAAGATTATGATGAACTAAATGGTTTATATAATTCATTAACAGGTCAATTTAGACGTTACATGGGACATGTTACTAAAAATGTAGGAGGTATTTATGAAACACCAAAAACATATGACATGGAAGGAAGCCAATATGAAGTTGTTCCTTCAGCTATTCAAAACGAAGCAGTTGCATTTTTAAATAAACAATTATTTAAAACACCTATGTGGTTATTAGATCAAAATATTTTATCTAAAATTAAACCTGAAAATGGAGTTGAAGCAATTAAATCGATTCAAGATGGAACTTTATCCAGTTTATTATCTGGAGATCGTTTGGTTCGATTGTTAGAAACTTCTTCTCAAAACAAAGCGAATTATTCAGTAGATGAATTAATGAGTGATTTAAGAAGAGGTATTTTCTCTGAAATAAAAATGAACACTCCTATTGATATTTATAGAAGAAATTTACAAAAACTATTTGTTTCTAAACTTATTGAAACCATGTCTAGTGATAAAAGCAATGTAACCTTTTTTAGTGGCAGACGAATTGTTTTAGCAGATACTGATATTCCATCAATTGCTAGAGGTCAATTAAATGAACTAAAAAGTCAATTAAAAGTTGCTGCTTCAACTACACCTGATCGATTAACTAAATTTCACCTTAATGATTTAGTGGCGCGAATTGAAAATGCAATGAAACCAAAATAA
- a CDS encoding SsrA-binding protein, producing the protein MYKIIAKLNKALLPSFTKQRLDPIKAKKWQKAIIAYRYWVTIKSLD; encoded by the coding sequence ATGTATAAAATAATTGCCAAACTTAACAAAGCTCTTTTACCTAGTTTTACCAAACAACGTTTAGATCCTATCAAAGCTAAAAAATGGCAAAAAGCAATTATTGCTTATCGGTATTGGGTAACCATAAAATCATTAGATTAA
- a CDS encoding OmpW/AlkL family protein, with protein sequence MRKIVFALMAMSLMTVNFVNAQDNETKEESKSNEFKRWQVRLRAVGVAPDESASIGIIGGDVAISNALIPELDFTYFFTENFAAELILGTAKHDVQAINTAAGDVNLGSVWLLPPTLTAQYHFYTSDKKVFKPYIGAGVNYTLFYNVKSGDVADVSYDNALGYAAQLGFDLMLDETFFINLDVKRLFLSTDVSVDASNLAPGLIIPAEVDVNPWLVGVGVGMKF encoded by the coding sequence ATGAGAAAAATAGTTTTTGCTTTAATGGCGATGTCTTTAATGACAGTAAATTTTGTAAACGCACAAGATAACGAAACAAAAGAAGAATCGAAATCAAATGAATTTAAAAGATGGCAAGTTAGATTAAGAGCGGTTGGAGTTGCTCCAGATGAAAGTGCTTCAATTGGTATTATTGGTGGTGATGTTGCTATTTCAAATGCTTTAATTCCTGAATTAGACTTTACTTATTTTTTTACAGAAAATTTTGCAGCTGAGTTAATATTAGGTACGGCAAAACATGATGTTCAAGCAATTAATACAGCAGCTGGCGATGTAAATTTAGGCAGTGTTTGGTTATTGCCTCCAACATTAACAGCGCAATATCATTTTTATACTTCAGACAAAAAAGTTTTCAAGCCATACATTGGAGCGGGTGTAAATTATACATTATTTTACAATGTTAAATCGGGAGATGTTGCTGATGTATCATATGATAATGCTTTAGGTTATGCAGCACAATTGGGGTTCGATTTAATGCTAGATGAAACATTTTTTATCAACTTAGATGTTAAACGTTTATTTTTAAGTACCGATGTTAGTGTTGATGCTTCAAATTTAGCACCAGGATTAATCATCCCAGCGGAAGTAGATGTCAATCCTTGGTTAGTAGGAGTAGGTGTTGGTATGAAGTTTTAA
- the smpB gene encoding SsrA-binding protein SmpB, protein MLKTVNILNKRAKFDYEILDKYTAGIVLTGTEIKSIRLGKASITESFCEFNEGELFVINSNIEEYLYGTHYNHKTKSERKLLLNKKELKKLFKDSDNKGLTIVPLRLFTNEKGLAKLDIALCRGKKNYDKRESLKEQDTKRDLDRIKKSF, encoded by the coding sequence ATGCTAAAGACCGTAAATATCCTTAATAAAAGAGCTAAATTCGATTACGAAATTTTAGACAAATACACTGCTGGAATTGTCCTAACTGGAACCGAAATTAAATCAATCCGTTTAGGAAAAGCTTCTATTACAGAAAGTTTTTGTGAATTTAATGAAGGGGAACTTTTTGTAATTAATTCTAATATTGAAGAATATTTATATGGAACGCATTATAACCATAAAACAAAAAGTGAACGTAAATTATTATTAAACAAAAAAGAACTAAAGAAACTTTTTAAAGATTCTGACAACAAAGGATTAACCATAGTACCACTTCGATTATTTACCAACGAAAAAGGATTAGCAAAACTAGATATAGCATTGTGTCGTGGTAAAAAGAATTATGATAAACGTGAATCGTTAAAAGAACAAGACACAAAACGTGATTTAGACCGAATTAAAAAAAGCTTCTAA
- a CDS encoding helix-turn-helix domain-containing protein, whose amino-acid sequence MKEILKQARIDKGFSTRKLAELTKIDQALISKFENGFRIPTKKQIQTLAQILEIDLKPLLVSWYKVKLDQNFDLNTFAIQAITEILQQKGIEVGNSSKEKEITSILDELEVLKQKLTNLR is encoded by the coding sequence ATGAAAGAAATTCTAAAACAAGCTCGCATTGATAAAGGATTTTCCACAAGAAAGTTAGCCGAACTTACAAAAATTGATCAAGCCTTAATTAGTAAGTTTGAAAACGGTTTTAGAATTCCAACCAAAAAACAAATTCAAACGCTTGCCCAAATTTTAGAAATCGATTTAAAACCATTATTGGTCTCTTGGTACAAAGTGAAATTAGACCAAAATTTCGATCTAAATACGTTTGCCATTCAAGCCATTACTGAAATTCTTCAACAAAAAGGCATTGAAGTTGGGAATTCATCCAAAGAAAAAGAAATTACTTCCATCTTAGATGAATTGGAAGTTTTAAAACAAAAATTAACGAATCTTCGCTAA